In Felis catus isolate Fca126 chromosome A2, F.catus_Fca126_mat1.0, whole genome shotgun sequence, the following proteins share a genomic window:
- the LOC123384041 gene encoding uncharacterized protein LOC123384041 isoform X3, translated as MHIVVREPSRASKFLVKSSHRILPSSPEPSTFTWLPRSSPFLFSALHFVFRNKSGEKNNNNNNKQTRNDFCGFLRRNEIKCAQGPLGGSVGKASTSARVMISLGGFEPTLGSALSMQSSPGILCLPLCLCPYPPPPPAHGLSLKNKLKKIKLPSLPFLTGNVIFFTPWRLLLAAVSRAPPSGTARLAEPVAPVKLSLFFAYHPNLQAVTAPSPGRELSRTAPHTPAGLGRPSELPVLRACPSSRGELSEAVAAPSGDTSAGGAMPWGSPSGVFSSLPSPPREHARAKGPGLRLSWPAGSGDEPVPSGWTEGGRP; from the exons ATGCACATAGTTGTAAGAGAGCCAAGCAGAGCTTCAAAGTTCCTTGTGAAAAGCAGCCACCgcattctcccttcttctccagagccaagcactTTCACCTGG CTTCCCAGATcgtctcctttcctcttctcagcCTTGCACTTTGTCTTCAGAAACAAAAGTggtgaaaaaaacaacaacaacaacaacaaacaaaccagaaatgatttttgtgggtttttgagAAGGAACGAAATTAAATGTGCCCAGGGGCCCCTTGGTGGCTCCGTGGGTAAAGCGTcaacttcagctagggtcatgatctcacttggtGGTTTCgagcccaccttgggctctgcgcttTCAATGCAAAGCTcgcctgggatcctctgtctccccctctgtctctgcccttaccccccccccccccccgctcatggtctctctctcaaaaataaacttaaaaaaattaaattacccaGTTTGCCATTCTTAACTGGAAACGTAATTTTTTTTACACCCTGGAGGCTCCTCCTAGCGGCCGTTTCGCGGGCTCCCCCTAGCGGCACAGCGCGTCTGGCCGAGCCTGTTGCTCCCGTCAAGCTCAGCCTCTTCTTCGCTTACCACCCCAACCTCCAGGCTGTGACTGCACCCTCGCCCGGGCGCGAACTTTCCCGCACTGCTCCCCACACACCAGCTGGCTTGGGGAGACCCTCAGAGCTCCCGGTTCTCAGGGCATGCCCCTCCTCCCGGGGCGAATTATCGGAGGCGGTGGCGGCTCCCTCTGGTGACACCTCTGCTGGTGGGGCGATGCCCTGGGGCAGTCCCTCTGGTGTTTTCAGCTCGCTTCCCTCCCCGCCCCGTGAACACGCTCGGGCAAAGGGACCAGGGCTCCGGCTTTCTTGGCCTGCTGGCTCTGGGGACGAGCCTGTGCCCTCTGgctggacagagggagggaggccctgA
- the LOC123384041 gene encoding uncharacterized protein LOC123384041 isoform X2 → MMVAGAEGRRAERHPRSLGRGCGGAGARTRPGGVAPLGRERPEPTLSPDAGQLRSTQEKENVNNVVVVHQIAYFTHARAARPVDPRSQLPRSSPFLFSALHFVFRNKSGEKNNNNNNKQTRNDFCGFLRRNEIKCAQGPLGGSVGKASTSARVMISLGGFEPTLGSALSMQSSPGILCLPLCLCPYPPPPPAHGLSLKNKLKKIKLPSLPFLTGNVIFFTPWRLLLAAVSRAPPSGTARLAEPVAPVKLSLFFAYHPNLQAVTAPSPGRELSRTAPHTPAGLGRPSELPVLRACPSSRGELSEAVAAPSGDTSAGGAMPWGSPSGVFSSLPSPPREHARAKGPGLRLSWPAGSGDEPVPSGWTEGGRP, encoded by the exons ATGATGGTGGCGGGAGccgagggaaggagggcagagcgGCACCCGAGGTCACTGgggcgggggtgtgggggagCGGGTGCGCGGACACGGCCCGGCGGCGTGGCCCCGCTAGGACGCGAAAGGCCGGAGCCCACGCTGAGCCCAGACGCAGGCCAGCTGCGCTCCACGCAGG AAAAAGAGAACGTAAACAACGTTGTTGTTGTTCACCAGATCGCGTACTTTACCCACGCCCGAGCCGCCCGACCAGTTGACCCAAGGAGCCAG CTTCCCAGATcgtctcctttcctcttctcagcCTTGCACTTTGTCTTCAGAAACAAAAGTggtgaaaaaaacaacaacaacaacaacaaacaaaccagaaatgatttttgtgggtttttgagAAGGAACGAAATTAAATGTGCCCAGGGGCCCCTTGGTGGCTCCGTGGGTAAAGCGTcaacttcagctagggtcatgatctcacttggtGGTTTCgagcccaccttgggctctgcgcttTCAATGCAAAGCTcgcctgggatcctctgtctccccctctgtctctgcccttaccccccccccccccccgctcatggtctctctctcaaaaataaacttaaaaaaattaaattacccaGTTTGCCATTCTTAACTGGAAACGTAATTTTTTTTACACCCTGGAGGCTCCTCCTAGCGGCCGTTTCGCGGGCTCCCCCTAGCGGCACAGCGCGTCTGGCCGAGCCTGTTGCTCCCGTCAAGCTCAGCCTCTTCTTCGCTTACCACCCCAACCTCCAGGCTGTGACTGCACCCTCGCCCGGGCGCGAACTTTCCCGCACTGCTCCCCACACACCAGCTGGCTTGGGGAGACCCTCAGAGCTCCCGGTTCTCAGGGCATGCCCCTCCTCCCGGGGCGAATTATCGGAGGCGGTGGCGGCTCCCTCTGGTGACACCTCTGCTGGTGGGGCGATGCCCTGGGGCAGTCCCTCTGGTGTTTTCAGCTCGCTTCCCTCCCCGCCCCGTGAACACGCTCGGGCAAAGGGACCAGGGCTCCGGCTTTCTTGGCCTGCTGGCTCTGGGGACGAGCCTGTGCCCTCTGgctggacagagggagggaggccctgA
- the LOC123384041 gene encoding uncharacterized protein LOC123384041 isoform X1: MMVAGAEGRRAERHPRSLGRGCGGAGARTRPGGVAPLGRERPEPTLSPDAGQLRSTQEKENVNNVVVVHQIAYFTHARAARPVDPRSQVPMHIVVREPSRASKFLVKSSHRILPSSPEPSTFTWLPRSSPFLFSALHFVFRNKSGEKNNNNNNKQTRNDFCGFLRRNEIKCAQGPLGGSVGKASTSARVMISLGGFEPTLGSALSMQSSPGILCLPLCLCPYPPPPPAHGLSLKNKLKKIKLPSLPFLTGNVIFFTPWRLLLAAVSRAPPSGTARLAEPVAPVKLSLFFAYHPNLQAVTAPSPGRELSRTAPHTPAGLGRPSELPVLRACPSSRGELSEAVAAPSGDTSAGGAMPWGSPSGVFSSLPSPPREHARAKGPGLRLSWPAGSGDEPVPSGWTEGGRP; this comes from the exons ATGATGGTGGCGGGAGccgagggaaggagggcagagcgGCACCCGAGGTCACTGgggcgggggtgtgggggagCGGGTGCGCGGACACGGCCCGGCGGCGTGGCCCCGCTAGGACGCGAAAGGCCGGAGCCCACGCTGAGCCCAGACGCAGGCCAGCTGCGCTCCACGCAGG AAAAAGAGAACGTAAACAACGTTGTTGTTGTTCACCAGATCGCGTACTTTACCCACGCCCGAGCCGCCCGACCAGTTGACCCAAGGAGCCAG GTTCCAATGCACATAGTTGTAAGAGAGCCAAGCAGAGCTTCAAAGTTCCTTGTGAAAAGCAGCCACCgcattctcccttcttctccagagccaagcactTTCACCTGG CTTCCCAGATcgtctcctttcctcttctcagcCTTGCACTTTGTCTTCAGAAACAAAAGTggtgaaaaaaacaacaacaacaacaacaaacaaaccagaaatgatttttgtgggtttttgagAAGGAACGAAATTAAATGTGCCCAGGGGCCCCTTGGTGGCTCCGTGGGTAAAGCGTcaacttcagctagggtcatgatctcacttggtGGTTTCgagcccaccttgggctctgcgcttTCAATGCAAAGCTcgcctgggatcctctgtctccccctctgtctctgcccttaccccccccccccccccgctcatggtctctctctcaaaaataaacttaaaaaaattaaattacccaGTTTGCCATTCTTAACTGGAAACGTAATTTTTTTTACACCCTGGAGGCTCCTCCTAGCGGCCGTTTCGCGGGCTCCCCCTAGCGGCACAGCGCGTCTGGCCGAGCCTGTTGCTCCCGTCAAGCTCAGCCTCTTCTTCGCTTACCACCCCAACCTCCAGGCTGTGACTGCACCCTCGCCCGGGCGCGAACTTTCCCGCACTGCTCCCCACACACCAGCTGGCTTGGGGAGACCCTCAGAGCTCCCGGTTCTCAGGGCATGCCCCTCCTCCCGGGGCGAATTATCGGAGGCGGTGGCGGCTCCCTCTGGTGACACCTCTGCTGGTGGGGCGATGCCCTGGGGCAGTCCCTCTGGTGTTTTCAGCTCGCTTCCCTCCCCGCCCCGTGAACACGCTCGGGCAAAGGGACCAGGGCTCCGGCTTTCTTGGCCTGCTGGCTCTGGGGACGAGCCTGTGCCCTCTGgctggacagagggagggaggccctgA
- the LOC123384041 gene encoding uncharacterized protein LOC123384041 isoform X4: protein MMVAGAEGRRAERHPRSLGRGCGGAGARTRPGGVAPLGRERPEPTLSPDAGQLRSTQEKENVNNVVVVHQIAYFTHARAARPVDPRSQVPMHIVVREPSRASKFLVKSSHRILPSSPEPSTFTWVSGFFRCLPQFPK, encoded by the exons ATGATGGTGGCGGGAGccgagggaaggagggcagagcgGCACCCGAGGTCACTGgggcgggggtgtgggggagCGGGTGCGCGGACACGGCCCGGCGGCGTGGCCCCGCTAGGACGCGAAAGGCCGGAGCCCACGCTGAGCCCAGACGCAGGCCAGCTGCGCTCCACGCAGG AAAAAGAGAACGTAAACAACGTTGTTGTTGTTCACCAGATCGCGTACTTTACCCACGCCCGAGCCGCCCGACCAGTTGACCCAAGGAGCCAG GTTCCAATGCACATAGTTGTAAGAGAGCCAAGCAGAGCTTCAAAGTTCCTTGTGAAAAGCAGCCACCgcattctcccttcttctccagagccaagcactTTCACCTGGGTAAGCGGATTCTTCAGGTGTTTACCCCAGTTCCCAAAATAA
- the LOC123384041 gene encoding uncharacterized protein LOC123384041 isoform X6, protein MMVAGAEGRRAERHPRSLGRGCGGAGARTRPGGVAPLGRERPEPTLSPDAGQLRSTQEKENVNNVVVVHQIAYFTHARAARPVDPRSQYRFQCT, encoded by the exons ATGATGGTGGCGGGAGccgagggaaggagggcagagcgGCACCCGAGGTCACTGgggcgggggtgtgggggagCGGGTGCGCGGACACGGCCCGGCGGCGTGGCCCCGCTAGGACGCGAAAGGCCGGAGCCCACGCTGAGCCCAGACGCAGGCCAGCTGCGCTCCACGCAGG AAAAAGAGAACGTAAACAACGTTGTTGTTGTTCACCAGATCGCGTACTTTACCCACGCCCGAGCCGCCCGACCAGTTGACCCAAGGAGCCAG TACAGGTTCCAATGCACATAG
- the LOC123384041 gene encoding uncharacterized protein LOC123384041 isoform X5, with product MMVAGAEGRRAERHPRSLGRGCGGAGARTRPGGVAPLGRERPEPTLSPDAGQLRSTQEKENVNNVVVVHQIAYFTHARAARPVDPRSQVRVLTLSHDSSGKGTAQDTLKSSQ from the exons ATGATGGTGGCGGGAGccgagggaaggagggcagagcgGCACCCGAGGTCACTGgggcgggggtgtgggggagCGGGTGCGCGGACACGGCCCGGCGGCGTGGCCCCGCTAGGACGCGAAAGGCCGGAGCCCACGCTGAGCCCAGACGCAGGCCAGCTGCGCTCCACGCAGG AAAAAGAGAACGTAAACAACGTTGTTGTTGTTCACCAGATCGCGTACTTTACCCACGCCCGAGCCGCCCGACCAGTTGACCCAAGGAGCCAGGTAAGGGTCCTGACGCTGTCACACGACAGCTCCGGAAAGGGAACTGCCCAGGACACTCTCAAAAGCTCCCAGTGA
- the LOC123384041 gene encoding uncharacterized protein LOC123384041 isoform X7 — MMVAGAEGRRAERHPRSLGRGCGGAGARTRPGGVAPLGRERPEPTLSPDAGQLRSTQEKENVNNVVVVHQIAYFTHARAARPVDPRSQGVD; from the exons ATGATGGTGGCGGGAGccgagggaaggagggcagagcgGCACCCGAGGTCACTGgggcgggggtgtgggggagCGGGTGCGCGGACACGGCCCGGCGGCGTGGCCCCGCTAGGACGCGAAAGGCCGGAGCCCACGCTGAGCCCAGACGCAGGCCAGCTGCGCTCCACGCAGG AAAAAGAGAACGTAAACAACGTTGTTGTTGTTCACCAGATCGCGTACTTTACCCACGCCCGAGCCGCCCGACCAGTTGACCCAAGGAGCCAG
- the TMEM140 gene encoding transmembrane protein 140 has protein sequence MTVGGAPEGGPAKGQETMTVLRPRRGKQLLFLGIMTVTVAVIFLLFYALLWKAGNLVDSPNLRIGFYNFCLWNEGTGSLQCRQFPELEALGVPRVGLALARLGVYGALVFTLFVPLPLFLAWCNSNEAEWRLAGGFLATSSVLLASGLGLFLTYTWKWIRLSLLEPGFLALGTAQALLLLLLMATCVFPQRAEDKVKLDSC, from the exons ATGACAGTAGGAG GTGCCCCGGAAGGCGGCCCTGCAAAAGGGCAGGAGACGATGACCGTCCTAAGGCCAAGGCGGGGCAAGCAGCTGCTGTTCCTGGGCATCATGACAGTCACGGTGGCGGTCATCTTCCTGCTGTTCTACGCTCTCCTCTGGAAGGCCGGCAACCTCGTGGACTCACCCAACCTCAGAATCGGCTTCTACAACTTCTGCCTGTGGAACGAGGGCACCGGCTCCCTCCAGTGCCGCCAGTTCCCTGAGCTGGAGGCCCTGGGGGTGCCGCGGGTCGGCCTGGCCCTGGCCAGGCTCGGTGTGTACGGGGCCCTGGTCTTCACTCTCTTcgtccccctgcccctcttcctggcCTGGTGCAACAGTAACGAGGCCGAGTGGCGGCTGGCGGGGGGCTTCCTGGCGACGTCCTCCGTGCTGCTGGCCAGCGGCCTGGGCCTCTTCCTCACCTACACGTGGAAGTGGATCCGGCTCTCCCTCCTGGAGCCTGGGTTTCTGGCTCTGGGCACTGCCCAGGCCTTACTCCTCCTCTTGCTTATGGCCACGTGTGTGTTCCCTCAGAGAGCAGAGGACAAGGTGAAGCTTGACAGCTGCTAG
- the CYREN gene encoding cell cycle regulator of non-homologous end joining isoform X1, which yields METFKSGDKKRVLPTWMTAQVAEKRKVPVKTPKARTSAAMPRAAAARLPATRTVYCMSEAEMVDVALGILIEARKQEQPLEPLTPAGADKPELSRAHSALSPSPSSPGRRSEDEDNEKDALPPGHSPQGPAGSDSARSRSPEEDEDMLKYVREIFFS from the exons atggaaacCTTCAAATCTGGGGATAAAAAGAGGGTCCTTCCCACATGGATGACAGCCCAGGTGGCCGAGAAGAGAAAGGTGCCCGTGAAGACCCCGAAAGCGAGGACATCGGCAGCAATGCCAAGGGCTGCCGCCGCAAG ACTTCCTGCCACGAGGACTGTGTACTGCATGAGTGAGGCCGAAATGGTGGATGTCGCCCTGGGGATACTGATTGAG GCCCGGAAACAGGAACAGCCCTTGGAGCCACTGACCCCGGCTGGCGCTGATAAGCCAGAGCTGTCCCGGGCCCATTCCGCTTTGTCACCGTCACCGAGCTCTCCTGGGAGGAGAAGTGAGGACGAGGACAATGAGAAAGACGCCCTTCCTCCAGGCCACAGCCCTCAGGGGCCCGCGGGGTCTGACTCTGCCCGAAGCAGAAGCCCCGAGGAGGACGAGGACATGTTAAAATACGTCAGGGAAATATTTTTCAGCTGA
- the CYREN gene encoding cell cycle regulator of non-homologous end joining isoform X2 yields MSEAEMVDVALGILIEARKQEQPLEPLTPAGADKPELSRAHSALSPSPSSPGRRSEDEDNEKDALPPGHSPQGPAGSDSARSRSPEEDEDMLKYVREIFFS; encoded by the exons ATGAGTGAGGCCGAAATGGTGGATGTCGCCCTGGGGATACTGATTGAG GCCCGGAAACAGGAACAGCCCTTGGAGCCACTGACCCCGGCTGGCGCTGATAAGCCAGAGCTGTCCCGGGCCCATTCCGCTTTGTCACCGTCACCGAGCTCTCCTGGGAGGAGAAGTGAGGACGAGGACAATGAGAAAGACGCCCTTCCTCCAGGCCACAGCCCTCAGGGGCCCGCGGGGTCTGACTCTGCCCGAAGCAGAAGCCCCGAGGAGGACGAGGACATGTTAAAATACGTCAGGGAAATATTTTTCAGCTGA